A window from Manis javanica isolate MJ-LG chromosome 10, MJ_LKY, whole genome shotgun sequence encodes these proteins:
- the YEATS4 gene encoding YEATS domain-containing protein 4 isoform X2, which yields MFKRMAEFGPDSGGRVKGVTIVKPIVYGNVARYFGKKREEDGHTHQWTVYVKPYRNEDMSAYVKKIQFKLHESYGNPLRVVTKPPYEITETGWGEFEIIIKIFFIDPNERPIFQDPTAMMQQLLTTSRQLTLGAYKHETEFAELEVKTREKLEAAKKKTSFEIAELKERLKASRETINCLKNEIRKLEEDDQTKEI from the exons ATGTTCAAGAGAATGGCCGAATTTGGGCCTGACTCCGGCGGTAGAGTGAAG GGGGTTACTATCGTTAAACCAATAGTTTACGGTAATGTTGCTcggtattttggaaaaaaaagagaagaggatggGCACACTCATCAGTGGACAGTATATGTAAAACCGTATAGAAATGAG GATATGTCAGCGTATGTGAAGAAAATCCAATTTAAATTACATGAAAGCTATGGCAATCCTTTAAGAG TTGTTACTAAGCCTCCATATGAAATTACTGAAACAGGATGGGGTGAATTTGAAATAatcatcaaaatatttttcattgatcCTAATGAGAGACCT ATATTTCAAGATCCAACAGCAATGATGCAACAATTACTAACAACATCTCGTCAGCTAACTTTAGGAGCCTATAAGCATGAAACTGAAT ttGCAGAACTTGAAGTGAAAACCAGAGAAAAGTTAGAGGCTGcgaaaaagaaaacaagctttgAAATTGCAGAGCTTAAGGAGAGACTAAAAGCAAGTCGTGAAACTATAAAttgcttaaaaaatgaaatcagaaaactcGAAGAAGATGATCAGACAAAAGAGATATAA
- the YEATS4 gene encoding YEATS domain-containing protein 4 isoform X1, translating to MFKRMAEFGPDSGGRVKGVTIVKPIVYGNVARYFGKKREEDGHTHQWTVYVKPYRNEDMSAYVKKIQFKLHESYGNPLRVVTKPPYEITETGWGEFEIIIKIFFIDPNERPVTLYHLLKLFQSDTNAMLGKKTVVSEFYDEMIFQDPTAMMQQLLTTSRQLTLGAYKHETEFAELEVKTREKLEAAKKKTSFEIAELKERLKASRETINCLKNEIRKLEEDDQTKEI from the exons ATGTTCAAGAGAATGGCCGAATTTGGGCCTGACTCCGGCGGTAGAGTGAAG GGGGTTACTATCGTTAAACCAATAGTTTACGGTAATGTTGCTcggtattttggaaaaaaaagagaagaggatggGCACACTCATCAGTGGACAGTATATGTAAAACCGTATAGAAATGAG GATATGTCAGCGTATGTGAAGAAAATCCAATTTAAATTACATGAAAGCTATGGCAATCCTTTAAGAG TTGTTACTAAGCCTCCATATGAAATTACTGAAACAGGATGGGGTGAATTTGAAATAatcatcaaaatatttttcattgatcCTAATGAGAGACCT GTAACCCTGTATCATTTATTAAAGCTATTTCAGTCAGATACCAATGCAatgctggggaaaaaaacagtggTTTCAGAGTTCTATGATGAAATG ATATTTCAAGATCCAACAGCAATGATGCAACAATTACTAACAACATCTCGTCAGCTAACTTTAGGAGCCTATAAGCATGAAACTGAAT ttGCAGAACTTGAAGTGAAAACCAGAGAAAAGTTAGAGGCTGcgaaaaagaaaacaagctttgAAATTGCAGAGCTTAAGGAGAGACTAAAAGCAAGTCGTGAAACTATAAAttgcttaaaaaatgaaatcagaaaactcGAAGAAGATGATCAGACAAAAGAGATATAA